The Prosthecobacter dejongeii genome window below encodes:
- a CDS encoding type II secretion system protein — MKIPPLSTSSLLRRGFTLIELLVVIVIIAILVSLAVPATNIVMRKAQELKIKATLKDLQVAIGHYRTEYNRFPVDPNDIGAGGDTDMQPFLTDGTSSTMVNILMANVDTSGGTTNMNPRKIKFIDLPNAKNNQFGIIDPSGGSGDGAAVQLVDTWGLPYKVLLDTNYDNRLENPDKNSNDQIISGKAPEYLSASSAIYSFGPDKQEFTKDDIVSWR, encoded by the coding sequence ATGAAAATACCCCCCCTATCCACCTCGTCTCTGCTTCGTCGCGGCTTCACGTTGATCGAACTCCTCGTCGTCATCGTCATCATCGCCATCCTTGTTTCTCTAGCGGTCCCAGCCACAAACATTGTGATGCGCAAAGCTCAAGAGCTGAAAATCAAAGCCACTTTGAAGGACCTCCAAGTCGCCATTGGCCATTACCGCACGGAATACAATCGCTTCCCGGTTGATCCGAACGACATCGGTGCAGGTGGTGATACAGACATGCAGCCATTCCTCACAGACGGCACCTCTTCGACCATGGTGAACATCCTCATGGCGAATGTGGATACCAGCGGTGGCACCACCAACATGAACCCTCGCAAGATCAAATTCATTGATCTGCCTAACGCCAAAAATAATCAGTTCGGCATCATTGATCCGAGTGGTGGCAGCGGTGATGGCGCAGCAGTCCAGCTGGTGGACACTTGGGGCCTGCCTTACAAAGTGCTGCTCGACACCAACTACGACAATCGCCTGGAAAACCCTGACAAAAACAGCAATGACCAGATCATCTCTGGCAAAGCTCCTGAATATCTGAGCGCTTCTTCTGCCATCTACAGCTTCGGCCCAGACAAGCAGGAATTCACCAAAGACGACATCGTTTCCTGGCGCTAA